One genomic region from Yersinia canariae encodes:
- the tsaC gene encoding L-threonylcarbamoyladenylate synthase type 1 TsaC produces the protein MNKQKNSSDLSDVLRALQQEEVIAYPTEAVFGLGCDPDSEKAVNALLALKQRPWQKGLILIAANYEQLKPYVNDAALSDAQREAIFSVWPGPVTWVIPARPETPRWLTGSFDSLAVRVSDHPLVQQLCAQYGKPVVSTSANLSGQEPCRTTDEIRIQFGSSLPVLTGQVGGRLNPSEIRDALTGKQFRQG, from the coding sequence GTGAATAAACAAAAGAATAGTAGTGATCTGTCAGATGTATTGCGGGCATTGCAACAAGAAGAGGTTATTGCCTATCCAACAGAAGCCGTTTTTGGCTTAGGTTGTGACCCTGATAGTGAAAAAGCTGTAAATGCTTTATTAGCTTTAAAACAGCGGCCATGGCAAAAAGGCTTAATCCTAATTGCAGCTAATTATGAACAGCTAAAACCTTATGTGAATGATGCGGCACTGAGTGATGCTCAGCGAGAGGCTATTTTTTCTGTTTGGCCTGGGCCAGTAACGTGGGTAATTCCGGCACGTCCGGAGACACCGCGCTGGTTAACGGGCAGTTTTGATTCACTGGCGGTCAGAGTGAGTGACCACCCACTTGTACAGCAACTTTGTGCGCAATATGGCAAACCTGTGGTTTCAACCAGCGCCAACTTAAGTGGACAAGAACCTTGCCGAACAACTGATGAGATCAGAATACAATTTGGCTCTTCGCTACCAGTACTTACTGGCCAGGTAGGGGGGCGTTTGAATCCATCTGAAATCAGAGATGCCTTAACCGGTAAGCAATTTCGTCAAGGATAG
- a CDS encoding DNA topoisomerase family protein — protein sequence MTKTVIAKDNGSCPECGSALVIRSGGHGPFLGCSHYPDCQYMRPLKAQSDGHIVKVLEGQHCPECSSEMVLRQGRFGMFIGCSQYPQCDHTEVIDKPAETSIDCPQCGQGKLLQRKSRFGKIFHACNRYPDCQFTINQQPIAGECAHCHYLLLMEKRTAQGVKRFCASKLCGKAVVSE from the coding sequence ATGACGAAAACAGTTATTGCCAAGGATAATGGGTCGTGTCCGGAGTGTGGATCGGCGTTAGTCATTCGCAGCGGTGGTCATGGCCCATTCCTTGGTTGTTCACATTATCCAGACTGCCAGTATATGCGCCCACTGAAAGCGCAATCTGATGGTCATATCGTGAAAGTTCTGGAAGGGCAACACTGCCCTGAATGCAGTTCAGAGATGGTGTTACGGCAAGGGCGCTTTGGTATGTTTATTGGTTGTAGCCAATATCCACAATGTGATCATACTGAAGTTATTGATAAGCCAGCTGAAACATCGATTGATTGCCCACAATGTGGTCAAGGTAAGTTACTACAGCGCAAGTCACGGTTTGGAAAGATTTTCCATGCCTGCAATCGCTATCCCGATTGCCAATTTACAATTAATCAGCAACCCATTGCTGGAGAGTGCGCGCATTGCCACTATCTCTTGTTAATGGAAAAGAGAACTGCGCAAGGTGTAAAACGTTTTTGCGCTAGCAAGTTATGTGGGAAGGCAGTGGTAAGTGAGTAA
- a CDS encoding DUF494 family protein — translation MFDVLIYLFETYMHNESEMLVDQDKITDDLADAGFYREDINNALNWLEALADLQEGQKAPYLYAADPQALRIYTAEEAQRLDTTCRGFILFLEQIQVLHLDTREMVIDRIMALDSNEIDLEDLKWVVLMVLFNIPGYESAYQQMEELLFEVNEGYLH, via the coding sequence ATGTTCGACGTTTTAATTTACTTATTTGAAACTTATATGCATAACGAGTCGGAAATGCTTGTTGATCAAGACAAGATTACTGACGATCTTGCTGACGCAGGTTTCTATCGTGAGGATATCAACAACGCCCTGAACTGGTTAGAGGCTCTTGCAGATCTACAAGAAGGGCAGAAAGCGCCTTATCTGTATGCTGCTGACCCGCAAGCATTACGGATTTATACGGCGGAAGAAGCCCAACGCCTGGATACCACTTGTCGCGGCTTCATCTTATTTCTTGAGCAAATTCAGGTGTTACATCTTGATACCCGTGAGATGGTCATCGACCGTATTATGGCGTTGGACTCGAATGAGATTGACCTGGAGGATCTCAAATGGGTGGTGCTGATGGTGTTGTTTAACATACCGGGTTACGAAAGTGCTTATCAGCAGATGGAAGAGCTACTTTTTGAAGTCAATGAAGGTTATTTGCACTAA
- the dprA gene encoding DNA-protecting protein DprA translates to MLAAELWLRMSQVKGLGAVKSSALVKRLLASGDVHLGRLAAYGLDLQQCQQFTQVKPLYIDAALTWLNNPSHHLLVYGEPGYPPRLTHISCPPLLIFASGELDVLYRSQVAMVGSRHFSHYGEQWGRHFASELASAGLVITSGLAMGIDGICHKAALNAKGKTIAVLGSGLENIYPRRHSQLAREIEHQGGVLVSEFLTTALPIAAHFPRRNRIISGLSSAVLVVEATLKSGSLITARYAMEQGRDVFALPGPLGSATSEGVHWLIQQGAYLAKSAREVAEQVGGSLQWISLPEKVTISASEEQVELPFADVLANVGDEVTPVDVVAERAGQPVPDIVSKLLELELAGWIAAVPGGYVRLRRAGHVRRFNLLI, encoded by the coding sequence ATGTTAGCGGCAGAATTATGGCTCAGGATGAGCCAAGTCAAAGGACTCGGGGCGGTAAAAAGCAGTGCATTGGTCAAAAGGTTACTCGCCAGCGGTGATGTGCACCTCGGCAGGTTAGCTGCCTATGGGTTAGATTTGCAACAATGTCAGCAATTTACTCAAGTTAAGCCTCTCTATATTGATGCCGCGCTAACTTGGCTGAACAACCCTTCTCATCACTTGCTTGTTTATGGCGAACCGGGCTACCCGCCGCGTTTAACGCATATTTCCTGTCCACCCTTGCTCATCTTTGCCTCTGGTGAGCTTGATGTGCTTTACCGCTCACAAGTGGCCATGGTCGGGAGCCGCCATTTTAGCCATTATGGCGAACAGTGGGGACGCCATTTTGCTTCAGAACTGGCTTCAGCCGGGTTGGTCATCACCAGTGGCCTTGCTATGGGGATTGACGGGATATGCCATAAAGCGGCTTTGAATGCTAAAGGAAAAACCATTGCGGTATTAGGTAGTGGCTTGGAGAATATCTACCCACGTCGCCACAGCCAGTTAGCTCGCGAAATTGAGCATCAAGGTGGTGTTCTGGTCTCCGAATTTCTGACGACCGCATTACCTATTGCCGCCCATTTCCCCAGAAGAAACCGTATTATCAGCGGGTTAAGTTCTGCTGTATTGGTTGTTGAAGCTACGCTGAAAAGTGGCTCTTTAATTACTGCGCGCTATGCTATGGAGCAAGGGCGGGATGTTTTTGCACTGCCTGGTCCTCTGGGCAGTGCAACCAGCGAAGGTGTTCACTGGCTAATTCAGCAAGGGGCTTACCTGGCGAAGTCTGCTCGTGAGGTCGCTGAACAGGTTGGCGGTTCACTGCAATGGATATCATTACCCGAGAAAGTAACTATTTCTGCATCAGAGGAGCAAGTTGAATTGCCATTTGCTGATGTGTTGGCTAACGTAGGAGATGAGGTGACACCCGTTGATGTCGTCGCCGAACGTGCCGGCCAACCTGTGCCAGATATCGTCAGCAAATTGCTTGAGCTGGAGTTAGCAGGGTGGATCGCAGCTGTACCCGGCGGCTATGTCCGATTAAGGAGGGCAGGCCATGTTCGACGTTTTAATTTACTTATTTGA
- the def gene encoding peptide deformylase: MSVLQVLHYPDERLRKIAAPVKEVNSEIQRIVDDMFETMYAEEGIGLAATQVDVHLQIIVIDVSENRDQRLVLINPELLEKSGETGIEEGCLSIPEQRALVPRAEKVKIRALDRDGKPFELEADDLLAICIQHEMDHLVGKLFVDYLSPLKRQRIRQKLEKMAKLNARAD; the protein is encoded by the coding sequence ATGTCAGTATTACAAGTATTACATTACCCAGACGAGCGGCTGCGCAAAATTGCAGCGCCAGTAAAAGAAGTCAATAGTGAAATCCAGCGAATCGTGGACGACATGTTCGAAACGATGTACGCAGAGGAAGGTATTGGCCTTGCTGCTACACAAGTGGATGTTCACCTGCAAATTATCGTCATTGATGTCTCGGAAAATCGTGACCAACGTTTGGTGTTGATTAACCCTGAACTACTGGAAAAAAGCGGTGAAACCGGCATTGAAGAAGGTTGCTTATCAATCCCTGAGCAACGTGCATTGGTTCCTCGCGCTGAAAAAGTCAAAATCAGAGCACTAGATCGTGACGGCAAACCGTTCGAGCTAGAAGCTGATGACTTATTAGCAATTTGTATCCAGCACGAAATGGACCATTTGGTTGGTAAACTGTTTGTGGACTATTTATCGCCACTGAAACGTCAGCGTATCCGCCAAAAGCTGGAGAAAATGGCCAAGCTGAATGCTCGTGCCGACTAA
- the fmt gene encoding methionyl-tRNA formyltransferase, with protein MSDSLRIIFAGTPDFAARHLGALLSSQHQIVGVFTQPDRPAGRGNKLTPSPVKVLAEQHNIPVFQPKSLRPEENQHLVANLNADIMVVVAYGLILPASVLAMPRLGCINVHGSLLPRWRGAAPIQRSLWAGDAKTGVTIMQMDVGLDTGDMLHKIECEIQPEDTSATLYDKLAQLGPQGLLVTLQQLAEGSAQPEVQDETQVTYAEKLSKEEAKLDWSLSAAQLERCIRAFNPWPVSYFVVDEQPIKVWQAHVLAAVDNAAPGTILHADKHGIQVATAEGVLNITQLQPAGKKAMSATDLLNSRREWFTPGSQLA; from the coding sequence GTGTCTGACTCTTTGCGGATAATTTTTGCCGGAACTCCTGACTTTGCAGCGCGCCATTTAGGCGCGTTGTTGTCTTCTCAACATCAGATTGTGGGTGTTTTCACTCAACCTGACCGCCCCGCTGGCCGTGGTAATAAGCTCACACCAAGCCCAGTTAAGGTATTAGCCGAACAGCACAATATTCCTGTTTTTCAGCCAAAATCATTACGACCGGAAGAAAACCAACATTTAGTCGCTAATCTTAATGCGGATATTATGGTGGTGGTCGCCTATGGCTTGATTCTTCCGGCATCAGTTTTGGCAATGCCGCGATTAGGTTGCATTAATGTCCATGGTTCTCTATTGCCACGCTGGCGCGGTGCTGCACCAATCCAACGTTCTCTCTGGGCTGGCGATGCAAAAACCGGTGTGACTATCATGCAAATGGATGTTGGGCTAGATACTGGCGATATGTTGCATAAAATTGAATGCGAGATTCAGCCAGAAGATACCAGTGCGACACTGTATGATAAATTGGCGCAACTCGGCCCACAGGGCTTATTGGTAACATTGCAACAATTGGCTGAAGGCAGTGCGCAGCCCGAAGTACAAGATGAAACACAAGTTACCTATGCGGAAAAACTGAGCAAAGAGGAGGCCAAATTAGATTGGTCACTTTCTGCAGCCCAGTTAGAGCGTTGTATTCGCGCCTTCAATCCTTGGCCAGTCAGCTATTTCGTGGTTGATGAGCAACCCATCAAAGTTTGGCAAGCACACGTGCTCGCCGCGGTTGATAATGCAGCGCCAGGGACAATCCTTCATGCTGATAAGCATGGCATCCAGGTTGCAACTGCAGAGGGCGTTTTGAATATCACCCAACTGCAACCAGCCGGTAAGAAAGCCATGTCAGCCACCGATTTGTTAAATTCACGACGCGAATGGTTTACACCCGGCAGCCAGCTAGCGTAA
- the rsmB gene encoding 16S rRNA (cytosine(967)-C(5))-methyltransferase RsmB, which translates to MKNTYNLRSIAAKAISQVLDQGQSLSTVLPGLQKSISDKDRALLQELCFGTLRVLPQLEWCIQQLMARPMTGKQRVFHYLIMVGLYQLIYTRIPPHAALAETVEGATALKRPQLKGLINGVLRQFQRQQVELLERAANNDSHYLHPSWLLARIKQAYPDQWQQILDANNQKPPMWLRVSRLHHSRSEYLELLKQANIDALPHDFYPDAVRLITPCAVSDLPGFELGWVTVQDASAQGCVDLLDPQNGEQILDLCAAPGGKTTHILEAAPKAHVLAVDIDEQRLSRVKENLQRLKLHAVVRVGDGRTPDEWCGDQQFDRILLDAPCSATGVIRRHPDIKWLRRDSDIAELAQLQSEIIEAIWPKLKKGGVMVYATCSILPEENQQQIATFLQRHSEAELIETGTTSVPGRQNLPHPEDGDGFYYAKLIKR; encoded by the coding sequence ATGAAAAACACATATAATCTCCGCAGCATCGCTGCTAAAGCAATTAGCCAGGTATTGGATCAGGGGCAATCGCTCAGTACCGTTTTGCCTGGGCTACAAAAAAGTATTTCTGATAAAGATCGCGCATTGCTGCAGGAGTTGTGTTTTGGCACTTTGCGTGTCCTGCCGCAACTTGAGTGGTGTATTCAGCAGTTAATGGCACGCCCGATGACCGGTAAACAGCGTGTTTTTCATTATCTGATTATGGTTGGACTTTATCAGCTGATATACACGCGTATTCCTCCTCATGCTGCGCTGGCAGAGACTGTTGAAGGTGCTACCGCACTGAAGCGCCCGCAATTAAAAGGGCTAATTAACGGGGTGCTGCGCCAATTCCAACGCCAGCAAGTGGAATTACTGGAACGGGCCGCCAATAACGATAGCCACTATCTACATCCAAGCTGGTTATTGGCGCGAATTAAACAAGCTTATCCTGATCAATGGCAGCAGATTCTGGATGCAAATAACCAAAAGCCACCAATGTGGCTGCGTGTTAGCCGGCTACACCATTCTCGCAGTGAATATCTTGAGCTATTAAAACAAGCTAATATTGATGCTTTACCTCATGATTTTTATCCTGATGCTGTTCGTCTTATCACGCCTTGTGCCGTTAGTGATCTACCCGGTTTCGAACTCGGCTGGGTAACCGTACAAGATGCATCAGCACAAGGTTGCGTTGATCTGCTTGATCCACAAAATGGTGAGCAGATCCTCGACCTATGTGCCGCTCCGGGTGGCAAGACGACTCATATACTGGAAGCCGCTCCAAAGGCCCATGTATTGGCGGTAGATATCGATGAGCAACGACTCAGCCGGGTTAAAGAAAATTTACAACGCCTGAAATTACATGCGGTAGTACGGGTCGGCGATGGGCGCACACCTGATGAATGGTGTGGTGATCAACAATTTGACCGGATACTGTTAGATGCTCCTTGCTCCGCAACAGGAGTCATTCGCCGGCATCCAGATATTAAATGGTTACGCCGAGACAGTGATATTGCCGAGCTGGCTCAACTGCAATCTGAGATAATAGAAGCTATCTGGCCTAAACTGAAAAAAGGTGGCGTAATGGTTTACGCTACTTGCTCCATATTGCCCGAAGAGAATCAGCAGCAGATCGCCACTTTTCTACAGCGGCACAGTGAAGCAGAATTGATCGAAACAGGTACAACTTCAGTACCCGGTAGACAAAACCTGCCACATCCTGAGGATGGTGATGGTTTTTATTATGCGAAGTTGATCAAAAGATAG
- the trkA gene encoding Trk system potassium transporter TrkA — MKIIILGAGQVGGTLAENLVGENNDITVVDIDSGRLRQLQDKFDLRVVQGHGSHPRVLREAGAEDADMLVAVTNSDETNMVACQIAYSLFNTPNRIARIRSAEYIREADKLFLPEAVPIDHLISPEQLVIDYIYKLIEYPGALQVVNFAEGKVSIAAVKAYYGGPLVGNALSSLREHMPHIDTRVAAIFRQDRPIRPQGSTIIEAGDEVFFVAASQHIRAVMSELQRLEKPYKRIMIVGGGNVGAGLALRLEKDYSVKLIERDQQRAADLAEMLHDTIVFYGDASDQELLAEEHIEQVDVFIAITNDDEANIMSAMLAKRMGAKKAMVLIQRSAYVDLVQGSVIDIVISPQQATISALLGHVRKADIVSVSSLRRGVAEAIEAIAHGDESTSKVVGRMVEDIKLPPGTTIGAIVRGDEVIIANGNSVIKQGDHVVMFITHKKFVPDVERLFQPSPFFL, encoded by the coding sequence ATGAAAATAATTATTCTTGGGGCGGGGCAAGTTGGCGGTACCCTGGCAGAAAACCTGGTGGGTGAGAACAATGATATCACTGTCGTTGATATCGACTCAGGGCGACTACGCCAGCTACAAGATAAATTTGATCTGCGAGTCGTGCAAGGGCATGGTTCGCACCCTCGAGTTTTGCGAGAAGCTGGAGCGGAAGATGCGGATATGCTGGTTGCAGTGACTAACTCCGATGAAACCAATATGGTTGCCTGCCAAATAGCTTACTCGCTCTTTAATACGCCAAATCGTATCGCGCGCATCCGTTCAGCTGAATATATCCGTGAAGCCGATAAGCTGTTTCTGCCGGAAGCTGTACCTATTGACCATTTAATCTCACCCGAACAATTAGTTATAGATTACATCTATAAACTCATCGAGTATCCGGGTGCTTTGCAGGTAGTTAATTTTGCTGAAGGGAAAGTCAGTATTGCCGCAGTTAAAGCCTATTATGGTGGGCCATTAGTTGGCAATGCATTGTCCTCTTTACGTGAACATATGCCGCATATTGATACCAGAGTCGCGGCTATATTTCGTCAAGATCGTCCTATTCGCCCACAAGGTTCAACCATCATTGAAGCGGGCGATGAAGTGTTCTTTGTTGCCGCCTCTCAGCATATTCGCGCCGTCATGAGTGAGTTACAGCGTTTGGAAAAACCGTATAAGCGCATCATGATAGTGGGCGGCGGAAATGTGGGAGCGGGCTTAGCGCTGCGGTTGGAAAAAGATTACAGCGTAAAATTAATTGAACGTGATCAGCAACGTGCTGCTGACTTGGCAGAAATGCTGCACGATACCATCGTATTTTATGGTGATGCATCAGATCAGGAATTGCTAGCAGAAGAGCATATTGAACAAGTTGATGTCTTTATTGCAATTACCAATGATGACGAAGCGAATATTATGTCAGCAATGCTGGCAAAACGTATGGGCGCTAAAAAGGCAATGGTATTAATCCAGCGCAGCGCCTATGTCGATTTGGTCCAGGGAAGTGTTATTGATATTGTTATATCACCACAGCAGGCAACTATTTCTGCGCTATTAGGCCACGTCCGTAAAGCTGATATTGTGAGTGTTTCATCATTAAGACGCGGTGTTGCTGAAGCAATAGAAGCCATTGCCCACGGCGATGAAAGTACATCAAAAGTTGTAGGTCGAATGGTAGAAGATATAAAACTACCACCGGGCACGACTATTGGGGCCATTGTTCGCGGTGACGAGGTGATTATTGCTAATGGGAATTCAGTCATTAAACAGGGAGATCATGTTGTGATGTTTATTACTCATAAGAAATTTGTTCCTGATGTGGAGCGGTTGTTCCAACCAAGCCCATTCTTCTTGTAA
- the mscL gene encoding large-conductance mechanosensitive channel protein MscL, whose amino-acid sequence MSFMKEFREFAMRGNVVDLAVGVIIGAAFGRIVSSLVADIIMPPLGLLLGGVDFKQFHFVLRAAEGTIPAIVMNYGTFIQSIFDFVIVALAIFSAVKLMNKMRREKAEEPATPAAPTAEEKLLAEIRDLLKAQQSK is encoded by the coding sequence ATGAGTTTTATGAAGGAATTCCGTGAATTTGCCATGCGTGGCAATGTTGTCGACTTGGCTGTCGGGGTAATTATTGGTGCTGCATTTGGCAGAATTGTTTCCTCACTTGTTGCCGATATCATTATGCCGCCATTAGGCTTATTGCTAGGTGGAGTCGATTTCAAACAATTCCATTTCGTATTACGGGCAGCCGAAGGAACGATACCCGCTATTGTAATGAATTACGGTACATTTATTCAGAGTATTTTTGACTTCGTCATCGTGGCCCTCGCTATTTTCTCTGCAGTTAAACTGATGAACAAAATGCGCCGTGAAAAAGCAGAAGAGCCAGCGACACCAGCAGCGCCAACAGCAGAAGAAAAGCTGCTCGCTGAAATCCGTGATTTACTAAAAGCACAGCAATCAAAATAA
- a CDS encoding alternative ribosome-rescue factor A, protein MTPYRHTKGKIKDNALEALLSDPLFRQRIEKNIKGKGSYQRKEKHAKGGKWEASGKQLIDYLPLAF, encoded by the coding sequence ATGACGCCGTATCGACATACCAAAGGGAAAATAAAAGACAACGCGCTAGAAGCTCTACTTTCTGACCCACTTTTCAGACAGCGCATTGAAAAAAACATTAAAGGTAAAGGGAGTTATCAGCGCAAAGAAAAACATGCAAAAGGCGGTAAGTGGGAGGCCAGTGGTAAACAATTAATTGATTATTTACCACTGGCCTTCTGA
- the zntR gene encoding Zn(2+)-responsive transcriptional regulator, which yields MLRIGQLAKLADVTPDTIRYYEKQGMMDHGRRTEGGYRLYSEQDLQRLRFIRYAKQLGFTLETIAELLSIRVDPEHHTCQESKAIVDSRLNDVESKITELKKMRDSLKRLSNACCGSSHATTYCSILEALEQGATEELAKE from the coding sequence ATGTTAAGAATTGGGCAACTGGCCAAACTCGCTGACGTAACCCCTGATACTATTCGCTATTATGAAAAGCAAGGCATGATGGATCATGGGAGGCGGACAGAAGGCGGCTACAGACTGTACAGTGAACAAGACTTGCAGCGCTTACGGTTTATCCGTTATGCAAAACAGCTCGGATTTACTTTAGAAACCATTGCAGAATTATTGTCTATCCGCGTCGATCCTGAGCATCACACCTGCCAAGAATCCAAGGCGATTGTCGATTCGCGGTTGAATGATGTGGAAAGCAAGATTACTGAGCTAAAAAAGATGCGTGATTCATTGAAACGGCTGAGTAATGCGTGTTGTGGGAGTTCGCATGCCACGACTTATTGCTCTATTTTAGAGGCTTTGGAGCAGGGGGCGACGGAGGAATTAGCCAAAGAGTAA
- a CDS encoding DUF1992 domain-containing protein: MELIDEWAERHIVNAQEKGELDNLPGSGKPLLLDDDTLIPVDLRVGYRLLKNAGYLPPELQDRQEALTITDLLSQLDRQHDDYSNLHKRLVLLELRLRQAGLSTDFLHKEYQHKVTDKLSKEE; the protein is encoded by the coding sequence ATGGAGTTAATTGATGAATGGGCGGAAAGACATATTGTTAATGCTCAAGAAAAGGGAGAACTGGACAATCTGCCTGGGAGCGGCAAACCACTATTACTCGATGATGACACGCTTATCCCTGTTGATCTAAGAGTCGGATATAGATTACTGAAGAATGCGGGATATCTTCCTCCTGAATTACAAGATCGGCAGGAAGCACTTACTATTACTGATTTGTTGTCACAACTCGACAGGCAACATGATGATTACTCAAATTTGCATAAGCGGCTGGTCTTATTGGAGTTAAGATTGAGACAAGCGGGGCTTAGCACAGATTTCTTGCACAAAGAATATCAGCATAAGGTGACAGATAAGCTGTCTAAAGAGGAATAA
- the rplQ gene encoding 50S ribosomal protein L17, translating into MRHRKSGRQLNRNSSHRQAMFRNMAGSLVRHEIIKTTLPKAKELRRVVEPLITLAKTDSVANRRLAFARTRDNEIVAKLFNELGPRFASRAGGYTRILKCGFRAGDNAPMAYIELVDRAASQAEVVAAE; encoded by the coding sequence ATGCGCCATCGTAAGAGTGGTCGTCAACTGAACCGTAACAGCAGCCATCGCCAGGCTATGTTCCGTAACATGGCCGGCTCTTTGGTTCGTCATGAGATAATCAAGACGACCCTGCCGAAAGCGAAAGAGCTGCGTCGCGTTGTTGAGCCGCTGATTACTCTTGCCAAGACCGACAGCGTAGCTAATCGTCGTCTGGCATTCGCCCGCACTCGTGATAACGAGATCGTGGCAAAACTGTTTAACGAGCTAGGCCCGCGTTTCGCGAGCCGCGCCGGTGGTTACACTCGCATTCTGAAGTGTGGCTTCCGTGCAGGCGACAACGCACCGATGGCTTACATCGAGTTAGTTGATCGTGCTGCATCGCAAGCAGAAGTAGTTGCTGCAGAGTAA
- a CDS encoding DNA-directed RNA polymerase subunit alpha — protein MQGSVTEFLKPRLVDIEQVSSTHAKVTLEPLERGFGHTLGNALRRILLSSMPGCAVTEVEIDGVLHEYSTKEGVQEDILEILLNLKGLAVRVQGKDEVILTLNKSGIGPVTAADITHDGDVEIVKPQHVICHLTDENASISMRIKVQRGRGYVPASARIHSEEDERPIGRLLVDACYSPVERIAYNVEAARVEQRTDLDKLVIEMETNGTIDPEEAIRRAATILAEQLEAFVDLRDVRQPEVKEEKPEFDPILLRPVDDLELTVRSANCLKAEAIHYIGDLVQRTEVELLKTPNLGKKSLTEIKDVLASRGLSLGMRLENWPPASIADNE, from the coding sequence ATGCAGGGTTCTGTGACAGAGTTTCTAAAACCGCGCCTGGTAGATATCGAGCAAGTCAGTTCGACGCACGCCAAGGTGACCCTTGAGCCGTTAGAGCGTGGCTTTGGCCATACTCTCGGCAACGCACTGCGCCGTATTCTGCTTTCATCTATGCCGGGTTGCGCGGTGACCGAGGTTGAGATTGATGGTGTACTGCATGAGTACAGCACCAAAGAAGGCGTACAGGAAGATATCCTGGAGATCCTGCTCAACCTGAAAGGGCTGGCGGTGAGAGTTCAGGGTAAAGATGAAGTTATTCTTACCCTGAATAAGTCTGGCATTGGCCCTGTGACTGCAGCCGATATCACCCATGATGGTGATGTTGAAATCGTCAAGCCGCAGCACGTTATCTGCCACCTGACCGATGAAAACGCATCTATTAGTATGCGTATCAAAGTTCAACGTGGTCGTGGTTATGTGCCGGCTTCTGCCCGAATTCATTCGGAAGAAGATGAGCGCCCGATTGGTCGTCTGTTAGTAGACGCATGCTATAGCCCTGTAGAGCGAATTGCCTACAATGTTGAAGCAGCGCGTGTAGAACAGCGTACCGACCTGGACAAGTTGGTTATCGAGATGGAAACCAATGGTACGATCGATCCTGAAGAGGCGATCCGCCGTGCGGCAACTATCTTGGCTGAACAGCTTGAAGCTTTCGTTGACTTACGTGATGTACGTCAGCCGGAAGTTAAAGAAGAGAAGCCAGAGTTTGATCCGATCCTGCTGCGCCCTGTTGACGATCTGGAATTGACTGTCCGCTCTGCTAACTGCCTCAAGGCAGAAGCTATCCACTACATCGGTGATCTGGTACAGCGTACCGAGGTTGAGTTGCTGAAAACGCCTAACCTGGGTAAAAAATCTCTTACTGAGATTAAAGACGTGCTCGCATCACGTGGTCTTTCTTTAGGCATGCGCCTAGAAAATTGGCCACCGGCTAGCATTGCTGATAACGAGTAA
- the rpsD gene encoding 30S ribosomal protein S4 codes for MARYLGPKLKLSRREGTDLFLKSGVRAIDTKCKIEQPPGQHGARKPRLSDYGVQLREKQKVRRIYGVLERQFRNYYKEAARLKGNTGANLLQLLEGRLDNVVYRMGFGATRAESRQLVSHKAIMVNGRVVNIASYQVSPNDVVSIREKAKKQSRVKAALELAEQREKPTWLEVDAVKMEGVFKRIPERTDLSADINEHLIVELYSK; via the coding sequence ATGGCAAGATATTTGGGTCCTAAGCTCAAGCTGAGCCGTCGTGAGGGCACAGACCTGTTCCTTAAGTCTGGCGTTCGCGCGATTGACACCAAGTGTAAGATTGAACAACCACCTGGCCAGCACGGTGCGCGTAAACCGCGTCTGTCTGACTACGGTGTGCAGTTACGTGAGAAACAAAAAGTTCGCCGTATCTATGGTGTTCTAGAACGTCAATTCCGTAACTACTATAAAGAAGCAGCACGTCTGAAAGGCAACACAGGTGCAAACCTGTTGCAATTGCTGGAAGGTCGTCTGGATAACGTAGTTTACCGTATGGGCTTTGGCGCAACTCGTGCTGAATCACGTCAGCTGGTTAGTCATAAAGCTATCATGGTAAATGGTCGCGTTGTTAACATCGCTTCTTATCAGGTATCTCCGAATGACGTAGTCAGCATCCGTGAGAAAGCTAAAAAGCAGTCTCGTGTTAAGGCAGCTTTGGAGCTGGCTGAGCAGCGTGAAAAGCCGACTTGGCTGGAAGTTGATGCTGTTAAGATGGAAGGTGTGTTCAAACGTATTCCTGAACGTACTGATCTGTCTGCGGACATTAACGAACACCTGATCGTCGAGCTTTACTCCAAGTAA